A section of the Struthio camelus isolate bStrCam1 chromosome 18, bStrCam1.hap1, whole genome shotgun sequence genome encodes:
- the HELZ2 gene encoding 3'-5' exoribonuclease HELZ2 translates to MPMANGLSVPLDCLQRQLELCLVCSKCSVKENEITYRLKEVEHKCMYEILLARYKNKRNTAWRKVSRRPGFPNPARYAVCRYYIMGLGCSKHKNQCTFAWSPEEAMVWNFEREHELERRMLKAEVLQAQLASCPNGFPLPDLASAAGDIMSEFGGHFQEICKHCFYGSPQQISMGGQARLCEYHRTWSPLLVHVMSDGRRKKQYTAIRPCPEFIPALSYCRYVSKGEPCKHSLQRCHYAHSDVEMAVWQAERKYGLARSDLLPASETCSENGEQATPPLVQFYCRVCLVTFSSQESFENHCSSMEHVQMVSADTTVQWVHRVPPLGLTKFSLCSRAEVCEIGNSCTKAHSTEELQEWIQRVKVAVKKKKQAMKDGLLSYQDRLIAEYQKCSNEVFIMAEHVDGVTVTCEQPLHVQSEDRRMKYRWKFRVHAQMPLKHVALLKREPGVTFYLSGDGFSRGLHYIRGEHLSTLPSSPNTSLVEVCMECCTLGVFEQWVVFDFGSRPVLIQKIRAKVGQRELPRQIPASRESIRPVNFVRWHSGNRVIVPSVLRTSDEVDLLARYKPPALSLDFRHEGGASPPITRLTYRDRMHNFLFREEEAEQALIAKLNLRVSILLTPMLQSLSMGMKFALSGELFAEVPTPYNLSPDTDEGYLLNRSVPIAFLALDPPVDNRVYEVNVENKATTEKTIWLQIPKRCCSELNFKPNTSYNVEIQFQIDRLLFRQWHHAVDRLLDEKLVLPDVANCSIPYSPELSEKGNSKQKLAISFITGQATSSRQIPPLLIYGPFGTGKTFTLAMATMEILKQPNTRVLICTHTNSAADIYIREYFHNYVTKGRPWAVPLRIISTDRPINLTDPITQMYCCLSADQRSFRHPTQEEIDRHRIIITTSMLSKNLKVAPGYFTHIMIDEAAQMLECEALVPLSYATFETRIVLAGDHMQITPKLFCVGDGQSADHTLLNRLFQFYQKERHEVAVKSRIIFNENYRSTADIIEFVSKHFYVGKGNAIQASGNIPPHPEIYPLMFCHVPGMAERDMSMISWHNTSEIMQVIEKVQEIFEKWPDEWGVQNLKRICVVSHGTQVSATRQELRKRHLQDVVVENYENLPGREFRVIIISTVHTSESLRSSASHRLEFFNEARVLNTIMTRAQSLVVVVGDAVALCSHGQCSKVWKRFIQECIEKGSVTPENLTMAQIKQAACDKESWSRRSPEGDEEDSDTDSWSSEADSMNPDDPILQELLDESKNVLVTVSEEGLLNVKSEASNQWEDRQEYVNFSSQTMQEYLHMHPKMYKRCELIKEGFDRASAFTLNDSPAMTIQIKGRVHCGTAFTGDEVLVEILQSSTADSSCLRPQGKVVGILKRAERERTFICMMDEFDPRVMIPIDRTVTKIFVPGLKEKPNVIPIRRFVNGKYRVVSCEKIGQETRRCQLFCVQIISWREGFYYPLGIITEILHVALTLEEGLKILDLEYDLENKYPAVVTRELAKHTSSKPNLTKENLKDCRSYLTFTVDPPGAKDLDDAVSVRDLGGHYEIGIHIADVAGIIPKGSALDMEAKKRGATYYAPNREPLCMFPPKISQEICSLLPQEDRRVISLFVTVEKKTDTVIKGTFTMSVIRSDRQLSYEEAELFIKNHYRGDAEALRFDTLEDCIAVAYHFSRIHRKFRLQEDCFYDQLDEESSPGNRGSHQMIEEFMIMFNSFVAEFLTNQEVTRNVTPLRCQSEPSPQQISLMRSKYSHIIPLSIHLSHHLGDVLPSQVSSKDVEFRLLAPLWEHLQSAANVCDFHKMLDLIVTDDIHPKLAPVVLEFRRLLSRSYFSRSNSTAQSKAGHYSLHVDSYTWASSPIRRYMDVVVQRHLHSVLRKKPIAYSLEDIEFLCHDFNRKNSRAVTYEKRAHSLQMAIQLKSQVLQKVAFVVDIEGMNKYFKALFPLNKETLPDPQLINYRALQLTEQPTFIQERNSMRLMWKRRVYSVVTMKEHSLKEGPLCDRSVTLFSAQVWQNVLSAIKSEKFENVAPLLQRGEDHHKRHVGRIRKSPCMHYVELSLELSAGDALQFQLTTDVYRGFLVPFVQLWCVTPGFDICLQHTEKPIDCFSAYATQPSKDKYKHAVEYNKVWMPMSAMESASCAVAENDSIVLHDVKITWAKQRTSKGQLQGTFSVTKSFLEECSIEVDFNHCYLCIRLSGLDLASFQSDEECLSHGLQNLTLFNKGRSESKLVVDPGTYTWVAHGLTEEFGDDEKSDRSSQQTFNFYIHYMSMENIPVEISQDSARFTVELIPKMLPDVRKENAIWKLMYASDLAKSIALNHVPPTKVITSKLLLQKTFDLPGSQRKLNQSQNQAILNALRKSFTLIQGPPGTGKTVVGTHIVYWFHKLNQEIAEKEEPKFLDEEEGKGTKCILYCGPSNKSVDVVAEMLLKMKDLRPLRVYGEAIETMEYPYPGSNRHLSRKALRDAKPKRELSEIILHHRIRRPPNPFWQKICEFDARMRKEDQIAEEEIKKYKNLLSAARAHELTCHDVILCTCSAASAPCLEKLNVRQILIDECAMSTEPETLIPLVSHKYAEKVVLLGDHKQLRPVVNNDFCKSLGMETSLFERYRNQAWMLDTQYRMHKDICKFPSQEFYERRLNTCPRLFRKASVFYHKDNKCCPIIFGHIEGKEQSLMISTEEGNENSKANQEEVEQAVRTAKQLTLDGTIRPESIAILSPYNAQVSEISKRLLREGIRGVTVCTIMKSQGSEWRYVILSTVRSCPRSEIDRRPTKSWQKKYLGFVTDPNQVNVGITRAQEGLCIIGNRYLLECNPLWKRLLQHYMQHNCYTTAQAISVRKTLALH, encoded by the exons ATGCCCATGGCGAATGGCCTCTCCGTGCCGCTGGACTGCCTCCAGCggcagctggagctgtgcctggTGTGCTCAAAATGCAGCGTGAAAGAAAACGAGATTACCTACCGGTTGAAAGAGGTGGAGCACAAATGCATGTACGAGATCCTCCTTGCCAGGTACAAGAACAAGAGGAACACGGCCTGGAGGAAGGTGTCCAGGCGGCCGGGCTTCCCCAACCCAGCCCGCTATGCGGTCTGCCGATACTACATCATGGGCTTGGGCTGCAGCAAGCACAAGAACCAGTGCACCTTTGCCTGGAGCCCGGAGGAGGCGATGGTGTGGAACTTTGAGCGGGAGCACGAGCTGGAGAGGCGCATGCTGAAGGCTGAGGTCCTGCAGGCCCAGCTAGCCAGCTGCCCCAATGGCTTCCCCCTGCCGGACCTGGCCAGCGCTGCGGGGGACATCATGAGTGAGTTTGGGGGACACTTCCAGGAGATCTGCAAACATTGCTTTTATGGAAGTCCTCAGCAGATCTCCATGGGTGGCCAGGCACGGCTCTGCGAGTACCACCGGACCTGGAGCCCGCTGTTGGTGCATGTGATGTCTGACGGTCGGAGGAAGAAGCAGTACACTGCCATCCGGCCGTGCCCTGAGTTCATCCCGGCCCTGAGCTACTGCAGATATGTCTCCAAGGGCGAGCCGTGCAAGCACAGCCTTCAGCGGTGCCACTACGCACACAGCGATGTGGAGATGGCCGTGTGGCAGGCGGAGAGGAAGTACGGCTTGGCTCGCTCGGATCTGCTGCCAGCCTCGGAGACGTGCAGCGAGAACGGCGAGCAGGCGACACCTCCTCTGGTTCAATTCTACTGTCGGGTCTGCCTGGTGACCTTCAGCTCTCAGGAAAGCTTCGAGAACCACTGCTCCTCCATGGAGCACGTGCAGATGGTCTCGGCCGACACCACCGTCCAGTGGGTTCACCGCGTGCCTCCTCTCGGGCTGACGAAATTCTCGCTGTGCAGCAG AGCAGAGGTGTGTGAAATTGGCAATAGCTGCACCAAGGCCCATTCCactgaggagctgcaggagtggATCCAGAGGGTGAAGGTTGccgtaaagaaaaagaaacaggccATGAAGGACGGGCTTTTATCCTACCAGGATCGGCTCATTGCTGAGTACCAGAAGTGCTCCAATGAAGTGTTCATT ATGGCTGAGCACGTTGACGGTGTTACGGTTACATGTGAGCAGCCCCTGCACGTGCAGTCGGAGGACAGGAGGATGAAATACAGGTGGAAGTTCAGAGTTCACGCCCAG ATGCCTCTGAAGCATGTGGCGCTACTGAAGAGGGAACCTGGAGTCACCTTCTACCTCTCAGGGGATGGATTTTCACGGGGCCTCCACTACATTAGGGGGGAGCACCTGAGCACTCTGCCCTCCTCCCCGAACACATCCTTGGTGGAGGTTTGCATGGAGTGCTGCACACTGGGAGTCTTCGAGCAGTGGGTGGTGTTTGACTTTGGCAGCCGCCCTGTCCTCATCCAGAAAATCCGGGCCAAGGTGGGCCAGCGGGAGCTTCCTCGGCAGATCCCAGCCAGTAGAGAGAGCATCCGTCCTGTGAACTTTGTGCGATGGCACAGTGGTAACAGGGTCATCGTTCCCAGCGTGCTAAGGACCAGTGATGAGGTGGATCTGCTGGCCAGATACAAACCACCTGCTCTCTCTCTGGACTTTCGGCATGAGGGTGGTGCAAGTCCTCCCATCACCCGTCTCACATACAGGGACAGGATGCACAACTTCCTCTTCCGGGAAGAAGAAGCCGAACAGGCTCTCATTGCCAA ACTCAACCTCCGGGTCTCCATCTTGCTGACTCCGATGCTGCAAAGCCTTTCTATGGGGATGAAGTTTGCCCTGTCTGGTGAGCTGTTTGCCGAAGTGCCTACCCCGTATAACCTCTCGCCAGACACAGATGAGGGGTATCTGCTGAACAGGTCTGTGCCCATTGCTTTCCTGGCACTTGACCCACCAGTAGACAATCGGGTTTATGAGGTCAATGTGGAGAATAAGGCCACCACTGAGAAGACCATCTGGCTACAGATACCAAAGAGATGCTGCTCTGAGTTGAACTTCAAGCCAAACACCTCCTACAATGTGGAGATCCAGTTCCAAATTGACCGGTTGCTGTTCCGGCAGTGGCACCATGCTGTTGACCGCCTGCTGGATGAGAAGCTGGTTCTACCTGACGTTGCCAATTGCTCTATCCCCTATTCTCCCGAGCTATCAGAGAAAGGGAACAGCAAGCAGAAACTAGCCATCTCCTTCATCACGGGCCAAGCAACCAGCAGCCGGCAGATCCCACCTCTTCTGATCTATGGGCCTTTCGGCACAGGGAAGACATTCACCTTGGCCATGGCCACCATGGAGATCCTGAAGCAGCCCAACACACGGGTGCTGATCTGCACTCACACTAACAG CGCTGCGGACATCTACATCCGGGAGTATTTCCATAACTATGTAACCAAAGGGCGTCCATGGGCTGTTCCCTTGAGGATTATATCCACTGACCGTCCCATCAACCTGACAGACCCCATCACTCAGATGTACTGCTGTCTCTCTGCGGACCAGCGCTCCTTCAGGCACCCCACGCAGGAGGAGATTGACAGGCACCGCATAATTATTACCACCTCCATGTTATCCAAGAACTTGAAGGTGGCTCCAGGTTACTTCACTCACATCATGATCGACGAGGCTGCTCAGATGCTGGAATGCGAAGCTTTGGTTCCGCTCTCATATGCCACTTTTGAGACTCGGATTGTCCTAGCTGGGGACCACATGCAGATAACCCCAAAGCTGTTCTGCGTTGGAGACGGACAGTCTGCTGATCACACCCTGTTAAACCGACTCTTTCAGTTTTACCAGAAGGAGAGGCATGAAGTGGCTGTGAAGAGCAGGATCATCTTCAATGAGAATTATCGTTCCACTGCAGACATAATTGAATTTGTCTCCAAACACTTCTATGTGGGCAAAGGCAATGCTATCCAAGCCAGTGGGAACATCCCACCCCATCCGGAAATCTACCCGCTCATGTTCTGCCACGTGCCTGGCATGGCTGAAAGGGATATGTCCATGATTTCCTGGCATAACACCTCAGAGATAATGCAAGTGATTGAGAAAGTGCAGGAGATATTTGAGAAGTGGCCAGACGAGTGGGGTGTCCAAAATCTGAAGAGGATCTGTGTGGTCTCCCATGGGACACAG GTTTCTGCAACCAGGCAAGAGCTGAGGAAAAGGCACCTACAAGATGTGGTGGTAGAAAACTATGAAAACTTGCCAG GGCGGGAGTTCCGGGTCATCATTATCAGCACAGTCCACACCAGCGAGAGTCTGCGCAGCTCTGCCTCCCACCGCCTGGAGTTCTTCAATGAAGCCAGAGTGCTCAACACCATCATGACCAGGGCTCAGTCGCTGGTTGTTGTGGTGGGGGATGCCGTGGCCTTGTGTTCCCATGGCCAGTGCAGCAAGGTGTGGAAACGCTTCATCCAGGAGTGCATTGAGAAGGGAAGCGTGACTCCGGAGAACCTGACGATGGCGCAGATCAAACAGGCGGCGTGTGACAAggagagctggagcaggaggagcccagaggggGATGAGGAGGACAGCGACACCGATTCCTGGAGCTCTGAGGCTGATAGCATGAATCCCGACGATCCCATTCTCCAGGAGCTCTTAGATGAAAGCAAGAACGTCCTGGTGACAGTGTCCGAGGAAGGGCTGCTGAACGTGAAGTCTGAGGCTTCAAACCAGTGGGAAGACAGGCAGGAATACGTCAATTTTTCCTCTCAGACGATGCAAGAGTATCTCCACATGCACCCCAAAATGTACAAGAGGTGCGAGCTGATCAAAGAGGGATTTGACAGAGCTTCTGCCTTCACCCTCAATGACTCGCCCGCTATGACCATTCAGATCAAAGGTAGAGTTCACTGCGGGACGGCCTTCACTGGGGATGAAGTGCTTGTGGAAATCCTGCAGAGTAGCACAGCTGACAGTAGCTGCCTCCGCCCTCAAGGGAAGGTGGTGGGCATATTAAAGCGTGCAGAGAGAGAACGGACCTTTATCTGCATGATGGACGAATTTGATCCCCGGGTGATGATACCCATTGATCGCACTGTCACCAAAATATTTGTCCCAGGGCTGAAAGAAAAACCAAACGTCATTCCCATCCGCAGGTTTGTCAACGGGAAGTACAGAGTGGTCAGCTGTGAGAAGATCGGCCAGGAGACGAGGAGATGCCAGCTCTTCTGTGTCCAGATTATCTCCTGGCGGGAAGGGTTTTACTACCCTTTGGGGATAATAACTGAGATTCTGCATGTTGCGTTGACATTGGAAGAAGGCCTAAAGATCCTTGACTTGGAGTatgatttggaaaataaatatcctGCTGTCGTTACCAGGGAATTAGCCAAACACACCTCCAGCAAACCAAACCTCACCAAGGAAAACCTGAAGGACTGTCGGAGTTACCTGACGTTCACTGTTGACCCCCCAGGTGCTAAGGATTTAGACGATGCTGTCAGTGTTAGGGATCTTGGAGGCCACTATGAGATTGGGATCCACATTGCAGATGTGGCTGGCATCATTCCCAAAGGCAGTGCCTTGGACATGGAAGCAAAGAAACGGGGTGCCACATACTATGCTCCCAACCGGGAGCCACTGTGCATGTTCCCACCCAAAATTAGCCAGGAAATCTGTAGCCTCCTGCCACAGGAAGATCGTCGTGTGATCTCATTGTTTGTCACTGTAGAAAAGAAGACTGATACAGTGATAAAGGGAACCTTCACTATGTCTGTGATTCGCTCAGACAGGCAGCTGTCCTATGAAGAGGCGGAGCTCTTCATTAAGAACCACTACAGGGGAGACGCAGAAGCCCTTCGCTTTGATACCCTGGAGGACTGCATAGCTGTGGCTTATCACTTCTCCAGGATCCACCGGAAGTTTCGGCTGCAGGAAGACTGTTTCTATGACCAGCTGGATGAGGAAAGCTCCCCAGGTAACAGAGGTTCCCATCAGATGATAGAGGAGTTCATGATCATGTTCAACAGTTTTGTGGCTGAGTTCCTAACCAACCAGGAGGTCACCAGAAATGTCACTCCTCTCCGCTGTCAGAGTGAGCCAAGCCCTCAACAGATATCACTCATGAGAAGCAAGTACAGCCACATCATTCCTTTGTCCATCCATCTCTCACACCATCTGGGAGATGTGCTTCCCAGTCAAGTCTCATCAAAAGATGTGGAGTTCAGACTCCTGGCCCCGCTTTGGGAGCACCTACAGTCAGCTGCAAATGTCTGTGATTTCCACAAGATGCTAGACCTTATTGTCACTGATGACATCCACCCAAAGCTGGCCCCCGTGGTGCTGGAGTTCAGGAGACTGCTCAGCCGCTCTTATTTCAGTCGCTCCAACTCCACTGCGCAATCAAAAGCAGGCCATTACTCCTTGCATGTTGACTCGTACACCTGGGCTTCTTCTCCCATCCGCCGATATATGGATGTGGTGGTCCAGCGGCACCTTCATTCCGTGCTCCGCAAGAAGCCGATTGCCTATTCTTTGGAGGACATTGAGTTTCTCTGTCATGACTTCAACAGGAAGAATTCCCGAGCTGTGACGTACGAGAAGAGGGCCCACTCCCTGCAGATGGCCATTCAGCTGAAATCGCAAGTCCTGCAGAAGGTGGCCTTTGTAGTGGATATCGAAGGGATGAACAAGTACTTTAAAGCCTTGTTTCCACTGAACAAAGAGACTCTTCCTGATCCCCAGTTAATTAACTACAGAGCTCTTCAGCTGACAGAGCAGCCCACGTTCATCCAGGAGCGGAACAGCATGAGGCTCATGTGGAAGAGGAGGGTATATTCTGTGGTGACGATGAAGGAACATAGCCTGAAGGAGGGGCCTCTCTGTGACCGCAGTGTCACCCTCTTCAGTGCCCAAGTTTGGCAAAACGTGCTCTCGGCCATCAAAAGTGAAAAGTTTGAGAATGTGGCCCCTCTCCTTCAGAGGGGTGAGGATCACCACAAGCGGCACGTGGGGAGGATAAGGAAAAGTCCGTGCATGCACTATGTGGAACTGTCCCTGGAGCTGAGCGCTGGTGACGCGCTGCAGTTCCAGCTCACCACAGATGTTTACCGGGGATTCCTGGTGCCCTTTGTGCAGCTGTGGTGTGTGACGCCAGGTTTTGACATCTGTCTGCAGCACACAGAAAAGCCCATCGATTGCTTCTCTGCATATGCCACTCAGCCATCCAAAGACAAGTACAAACATGCAGTGGAGTATAACAAAGTGTGGATGCCAATGAGTGCCATGGAATCCGCTTCGTGTGCAGTGGCTGAAAATGACTCCATTGTCCTCCATGATGTCAAAATAACCTGGGCAAAGCAAAGGACAAGCAAAGGGCAGCTGCAAGGGACTTTCTCTGTAACCAAAAGCTTTTTGGAAGAGTGCTCCATTGAAGTAGATTTCAACCACTGTTACTTGTGCATTCGCTTAAGTGGGCTGGACCTTGCGAGCTTTCAAAGCGATGAGGAGTGCCTTAGCCACGGTCTCCAGAATCTGACTTTGTTTAACAAGGGCAGATCAGAAAGCAAACTTGTGGTTGATCCCGGCACATACACCTGGGTGGCTCACGGGCTCACTGAAGAGTTTGGCGACGATGAGAAGTCAGACAGGAGTAGTCAACAAACTTTCAATTTTTACATCCACTATATGTCTATGGAGAATATTCCTGTGGAAATCTCACAGGACTCTGCCAGGTTCACGGTGGAGCTGATTCCAAAGATGTTGCCAGATGT AcggaaagaaaatgcaatttgGAAGCTCATGTATGCCTCTGACCTTGCTAAAAGCATCGCACTAAACCATGTGCCTCCTACAAAAG TGATAACTTCCAAACTCCTGCTGCAAAAAACCTTTGATCTCCCTGGGAGTCAAAGGAAGCTCAACCAGAGTCAGAACCAGGCAATTCTAAATGCTCTACGAAAATCCTTCACGCTCATCCAAGGTCCACCAG GCACAGGGAAAACCGTCGTTGGAACTCACATTGTCTACTGGTTCCATAAGCTGAACCAGGAGATCGCTGAGAAGGAAGAACCAAAATTCTTGGATGAAGAAGAGGGCAAAGGGACCAAGTGCATCTTGTACTGTGGCCCATCCAACAAGTCTGTTGATGTTGTTGCTG agatgcTGCTGAAGATGAAAGACCTGAGACCGCTGAGGGTTTACGGTGAGGCGATTGAGACGATGGAATACCCATATCCAGGGAGCAACCGGCACCTCTCCCGAAAAGCCTTGCGAGATGCAAAGCCAAAGCGTGAACTCAG TGAAATAATCCTGCATCATCGAATCCGACGGCCGCCCAACCCTTTTTGGCAGAAGATCTGTGAATTTGATGCCCGAATGAGGAAGGAGGATCAGATAGCAGAAGAAGAGATAAAGAA GTACAAAAATCTGTTGTCAGCTGCACGTGCACATGAGCTAACATGCCACGACGTGATTCTGTGCACGTGCTCCGCCGCATCTGCCCCCTGCCTGGAGAAGCTGAATGTCAGGCAGATCCTCATTGATGAGTGTGCCATGTCCACAGAGCCCGAGACCCTCATCCCCTTGGTCAGCCATAAGTATGCTGAAAAG GTTGTTTTGCTCGGGGATCATAAACAGCTGCGGCCCGTAGTCAACAATGACTTCTGCAAGAGTCTTGGCATGGAGACGTCTCTTTTTGAGCGTTACCGGAATCAGGCTTGGATGCTGGATACGCAGTACCGTATG CACAAAGACATTTGCAAGTTCCCATCGCAGGAGTTTTATGAAAGGCGGCTGAACACATGCCCTCGGCTTTTTCGTAAAGCCAGCGTCTTCTACCACAAAGACAATAAATGCTGCCCGATTATCTTTGGGCACAtagaggggaaggagcagagccTCATGATTTCTACTGAGGAAGGAAATGAGAACTCCAAAGCTAACCAAGAAGAAGTGGAGCAGGCG GTGAGGACGGCGAAGCAGCTGACGCTAGATGGCACCATCCGGCCGGAGAGCATCGCCATCCTGAGCCCCTACAACGCCCAGGTGTCCGAGATCAGCAAGCGCCTCTTGAGGGAGGGCATCCGTGGAGTGACTGTTTGCACTATCATGAAAAGTCAAG GAAGCGAGTGGAGATACGTGATCCTGTCCACTGTGCGCTCCTGTCCCCGATCAGAGATTGATAGGAGACCCACAAAAAGCTGGCAGAAGAAGTACCTGGGATTTGTTACTGACCCAAACCAGGTTAATGTTGGTATCACACGAGCTCAGGAAGGCCTCTGCATTATAG GAAACCGTTACCTCCTGGAATGCAACCCTCTATGGAAGAGACTGCTTCAGCATTACATGCAGCACAACTGCTATACCACAGCCCAAGCTATTTCTGTCAGGAAGACTTTAGCCCTCCACTGA